One stretch of Chryseobacterium sp. LJ668 DNA includes these proteins:
- a CDS encoding NAD(P)/FAD-dependent oxidoreductase, producing the protein MDLKSNEPFWLLKNGLIYSYPSLKSDKECDVLIIGGGITGSLIAHQMIKDGYQTILVDKREICNGSTSATTSMLQYEIDTPLYKLKEMIGEEGALESYKACSKAIDDIEKLVKEIKSRSGFKRKQSLYFATKKKDSLWLEKEYEARKKAGFEVSWLGTEDIEERFGFQNTYGAILSKQGASIDAFKFAHEILKFNEKKGLLIYDKTEVKSVKYLRDHNLALTTDGFSIKAKKIIYCIGYESKNMIKDDFVHLKCTFAIISEVDRSRFKNLEHTLFWNTDQPYTYMRSTDDERLLIGGGDEDFSNAQKRDLLLDKKEKSILKFMKRINPDYQFYPDFVWAGTFGETKDGLPYIGTHDHFKNSYFVLGFGGNGITFSVTGMEMASAFMKNIKHPLAEYFKFGR; encoded by the coding sequence ATGGACCTGAAATCTAACGAACCTTTCTGGCTTTTGAAAAATGGTCTTATTTATTCCTATCCTTCCCTGAAATCTGATAAAGAATGTGACGTTCTTATTATCGGAGGCGGAATTACAGGAAGTCTCATAGCCCATCAAATGATAAAAGACGGATACCAAACAATTTTGGTTGATAAACGCGAAATCTGCAACGGAAGCACATCTGCAACAACTTCAATGCTGCAATATGAAATTGATACACCGCTTTACAAATTGAAAGAAATGATTGGTGAAGAAGGCGCATTAGAAAGTTATAAAGCATGTTCAAAAGCAATTGACGATATTGAAAAATTAGTAAAAGAAATAAAATCCAGATCAGGTTTCAAAAGAAAACAATCTTTGTATTTTGCTACGAAAAAGAAAGATTCACTTTGGCTGGAGAAAGAATATGAAGCAAGGAAAAAAGCAGGGTTCGAAGTGTCATGGCTAGGTACGGAAGATATTGAAGAAAGATTCGGGTTTCAAAACACATATGGAGCGATCTTATCCAAACAGGGCGCAAGTATTGATGCCTTCAAATTTGCACACGAAATATTAAAATTTAACGAAAAAAAAGGATTGCTGATTTATGATAAAACAGAAGTGAAATCTGTAAAATATCTGAGAGATCATAATCTTGCATTAACTACCGACGGCTTCAGTATCAAAGCAAAAAAAATTATATACTGCATCGGTTACGAAAGCAAAAATATGATTAAAGATGATTTTGTACATCTTAAATGCACTTTTGCTATAATTTCTGAGGTGGATAGAAGTAGATTTAAAAACCTGGAGCATACTTTATTCTGGAATACCGATCAGCCATACACCTATATGCGTTCCACCGATGACGAGAGACTTTTAATTGGAGGTGGTGACGAAGATTTTTCTAATGCTCAAAAACGTGACCTGCTTTTGGATAAAAAAGAAAAAAGCATTCTCAAATTCATGAAAAGAATAAACCCGGATTATCAATTTTATCCTGATTTTGTCTGGGCGGGAACATTTGGCGAAACAAAAGACGGGCTCCCGTATATCGGTACGCACGATCATTTTAAAAACTCCTATTTCGTTTTAGGTTTTGGAGGAAACGGAATCACCTTTTCTGTGACCGGAATGGAAATGGCTTCCGCTTTTATGAAAAATATAAAACATCCACTTGCTGAATATTTTAAATTTGGCAGATAA
- a CDS encoding SpoIIAA family protein has protein sequence MISIINDAPENVAAFNATGDVTQEDFENLVIPHVKKKVEQYNELNYLLYLDTDLSNFSMGAWLQDAFLGIKNITKWNRAAIVTDKEGVQKFTDIFSVVMPGEFKSFPKENLYNALYWCQNGNEVED, from the coding sequence ATGATATCAATTATCAATGATGCTCCGGAAAACGTAGCAGCTTTTAATGCTACAGGCGATGTTACCCAAGAAGATTTTGAAAATCTTGTGATTCCACATGTAAAAAAGAAAGTAGAGCAGTATAATGAATTAAATTATTTGCTTTATCTGGATACAGATCTTAGTAACTTCAGCATGGGCGCTTGGCTTCAGGATGCATTTTTAGGAATAAAGAATATTACAAAATGGAACCGCGCAGCCATCGTAACTGATAAAGAAGGTGTGCAGAAGTTCACAGATATTTTCAGTGTGGTAATGCCGGGAGAATTTAAATCTTTTCCGAAAGAAAATCTTTACAACGCTTTATATTGGTGTCAAAACGGTAACGAAGTCGAAGATTAG
- a CDS encoding AraC family transcriptional regulator: protein MKIQKEIINFEKGKSFKIFEPSMKHRFFWHYHPEIELVYVEALNGIRHVGKNISGFMESDLLLVGSNVPHLNFDYGIKTEYKQLVLQFKENFPEQIILPVPEFDDIKKLLERSYLGLSFYGETKKIVAEKLHLIKEMNSFESLMALMEVLQILSQSTEVIELNKEDTRVKWFLNDKIRMGTIYDYINENYDKNPNVNTIAEMVSLSTPAFCRYFKKQTNMTFTDFVNNYRLNQAKMLLLQNLCITEVSFLVGFESLSYFNKLFKNYIGETPTAFKKKHLNKVKE, encoded by the coding sequence ATGAAAATCCAGAAAGAGATTATTAACTTCGAAAAAGGCAAATCTTTTAAAATATTTGAACCCTCAATGAAGCACCGCTTTTTCTGGCATTATCATCCCGAGATCGAATTGGTTTACGTAGAAGCATTAAACGGAATCCGTCATGTTGGTAAAAATATTTCCGGTTTTATGGAAAGTGATCTTCTTTTAGTAGGCTCCAATGTTCCGCATCTTAATTTTGATTACGGAATTAAAACTGAGTATAAACAGCTGGTTCTACAATTTAAAGAAAATTTTCCGGAGCAAATTATTCTGCCTGTTCCAGAGTTTGATGATATTAAAAAACTATTAGAGCGCTCTTACCTTGGTTTATCATTTTATGGAGAGACAAAAAAAATCGTTGCCGAAAAGCTGCATTTAATCAAAGAAATGAATTCTTTTGAGTCGCTTATGGCCTTAATGGAAGTTCTGCAAATCCTTTCCCAATCAACCGAAGTCATAGAATTAAACAAAGAAGATACGCGGGTAAAATGGTTTTTAAATGATAAAATCAGAATGGGAACCATATATGATTATATTAACGAAAATTACGATAAAAACCCAAATGTTAATACCATTGCAGAGATGGTGAGCCTTAGTACACCTGCTTTTTGCAGATATTTTAAAAAGCAGACGAACATGACATTTACCGATTTTGTAAACAATTACAGGCTCAATCAGGCAAAAATGTTGCTTCTACAGAATTTGTGTATCACTGAAGTTTCTTTTCTGGTCGGTTTTGAAAGTCTCTCTTACTTCAATAAATTATTTAAAAATTACATTGGTGAAACACCCACAGCTTTTAAGAAAAAGCATTTGAATAAAGTTAAAGAGTAA
- a CDS encoding DUF4139 domain-containing protein gives MRHYFLILILSVSFLKSQEIKKEIDIKQATVFLQGAKVFGSTNVTLQKGKNTVKIINLPNDLDENTYKINLEKNTTLLSITPQSNYLKDDELSDGEKKLNDEKKKFLRQVNLLNIQIKNLTGEQNIINDNLKVSTNDKSTPQEQLIKLTEFYRKRMLEIDNQVFLLSEQKTVLDESIAKIDKQFAEEQTHKNQNKKELILEILAENEMNLNLGVSYIVSNAGWIPSYDLRALSTKRPLEIVYKGKIYQKTGQDWNNVKLFVSTYRPSYNQDRPILLPLYVAEYTAHNYDDVKIGYEKKAKADLTNSYQMRAEEVAATSQIPVATVSDNQMNVLYELKFNQTIVSQEKEQYVILDKKEVDATYKYHTVPKLNNQVFLMAFVKNWQNLNLISGEANIYFEDNYIGKTNIKSTYVKDEFPISLGVDERIVVKRIKIEDKTSHKTLNSNKWETESYEITVRNNTKENIELEILDQLPLSENSKITVKSLEIGNGIYDEKTGSILWNRKINSGASDKINFSYEVKYPKEMQIQYYSR, from the coding sequence ATGCGACACTATTTTTTAATATTAATTCTTTCAGTTTCATTTCTAAAATCTCAGGAAATAAAAAAGGAAATAGATATAAAACAGGCAACCGTTTTTCTACAGGGCGCTAAAGTTTTTGGAAGTACAAATGTGACTCTGCAAAAAGGAAAAAATACAGTGAAAATAATCAATCTGCCTAATGATCTTGATGAAAACACCTACAAAATCAATCTTGAAAAGAACACAACACTTCTCTCAATTACCCCACAAAGCAATTATCTTAAAGATGATGAGCTTTCTGACGGAGAAAAAAAACTGAATGATGAAAAGAAGAAATTTCTAAGACAGGTTAATTTGTTGAATATTCAGATTAAAAATCTTACTGGCGAACAAAATATCATCAACGATAATCTCAAAGTTTCTACCAACGACAAATCAACCCCGCAGGAACAGCTGATAAAACTGACAGAATTTTACAGAAAAAGAATGCTTGAAATTGATAACCAGGTGTTTTTACTCAGCGAACAAAAAACTGTATTGGATGAAAGCATTGCTAAAATCGACAAGCAGTTTGCGGAAGAGCAGACCCATAAAAATCAAAATAAAAAAGAGCTTATTTTGGAAATTCTCGCCGAAAACGAAATGAATTTGAATCTTGGAGTAAGTTACATTGTTTCCAATGCGGGTTGGATTCCATCTTACGATTTGCGTGCTTTATCAACCAAAAGACCTCTTGAGATTGTCTACAAAGGAAAAATTTATCAGAAAACCGGACAGGACTGGAACAATGTTAAGCTTTTCGTTTCTACTTACCGCCCATCTTACAATCAGGACAGACCTATTTTGTTACCACTCTACGTTGCAGAATACACGGCTCACAATTACGATGATGTGAAAATTGGATATGAAAAAAAAGCAAAAGCTGATTTGACAAACTCTTACCAAATGCGCGCTGAAGAAGTTGCAGCTACAAGCCAAATTCCTGTAGCGACGGTTTCGGATAATCAGATGAATGTTTTGTATGAGCTGAAATTTAATCAAACCATCGTCAGTCAGGAAAAAGAGCAATATGTGATTTTGGATAAAAAAGAAGTGGATGCAACGTATAAATATCACACCGTGCCTAAGCTGAATAATCAGGTTTTCCTGATGGCTTTTGTGAAAAACTGGCAAAACCTAAACCTCATTTCAGGAGAAGCCAATATTTATTTTGAAGATAACTACATCGGAAAAACAAATATAAAAAGCACTTATGTAAAAGATGAATTCCCAATTTCTCTTGGTGTTGATGAAAGAATTGTGGTGAAAAGAATCAAGATTGAAGACAAAACTTCACATAAAACACTCAACTCTAATAAATGGGAAACAGAGTCTTATGAAATTACGGTGAGAAACAATACGAAGGAAAACATCGAACTGGAAATTCTTGATCAGCTTCCTTTAAGTGAAAATTCAAAGATTACGGTGAAATCTTTAGAAATCGGAAATGGAATCTATGACGAAAAAACCGGAAGCATTCTTTGGAACAGAAAAATCAACAGCGGAGCTTCAGATAAAATCAATTTCTCTTATGAAGTGAAATATCCTAAGGAAATGCAGATTCAGTATTACAGCAGATAG
- the tyrS gene encoding tyrosine--tRNA ligase, translated as MNSFIEELKWRGLFSDMMPGTDEQLNKEMTTAYIGFDPTADSLHIGSLIQIKILAHFQQHGHKPIALVGGATGMIGDPSGKSAERNLLDEETLLHYVDCLQNQLSRFLNFEGNEANKAELVNNYDWMKKISFLDFAKNVGKNITVNYMMAKDSVKKRLSGEAGIDGMSFTEFTYQLIQGYDFLHLYQNNGVKLQMGGSDQWGNITTGTELIRRKAQGEAFALTVPLITKADGSKFGKSESGENYWLDKKKTSPYKFYQFWRNAKDVDAERFIKFYTFLSKEEIENLIAEHKTAEHEWKLQKKLAEEITVWVHGREEYERAVKASEILFGKSTSEDLVNLDEQTFLDVFDGVPQKEIAKSDILGVNIVDLLSEKSGFLKSKSEATRELKGNAISVNKEKVNDVYTANESDLINGKFLVLQKGKRNYFIMKVI; from the coding sequence ATGAATTCTTTTATTGAAGAACTGAAATGGCGGGGTCTTTTTTCTGACATGATGCCAGGAACTGATGAGCAACTGAATAAGGAGATGACCACTGCCTATATCGGGTTCGATCCTACCGCAGATTCTTTACATATAGGAAGTCTTATTCAGATCAAAATTCTGGCTCACTTTCAGCAGCACGGTCATAAGCCGATTGCTTTGGTGGGAGGAGCAACAGGAATGATTGGTGATCCTTCAGGAAAGTCTGCCGAGAGAAATCTTCTTGACGAAGAAACGCTTTTACATTATGTTGATTGTCTGCAAAATCAACTTTCAAGATTTTTAAATTTTGAAGGAAATGAAGCCAACAAAGCAGAATTGGTAAATAATTACGATTGGATGAAGAAAATTTCATTCCTTGATTTTGCCAAAAATGTAGGGAAAAACATCACGGTCAACTATATGATGGCGAAAGATTCTGTAAAGAAAAGACTTTCCGGAGAAGCGGGCATTGACGGAATGAGTTTTACCGAGTTTACTTACCAATTAATTCAAGGGTATGATTTTTTACATCTATACCAAAACAATGGTGTAAAACTTCAGATGGGAGGTTCTGATCAGTGGGGAAATATTACTACAGGAACCGAATTGATCCGTAGAAAAGCACAGGGAGAAGCTTTTGCTTTGACGGTTCCTTTGATTACAAAAGCAGACGGTTCAAAGTTTGGCAAATCTGAAAGCGGTGAAAATTATTGGCTGGATAAAAAGAAAACCTCGCCTTATAAATTCTACCAATTTTGGCGAAATGCAAAGGATGTTGATGCGGAAAGATTTATTAAATTCTATACCTTTTTAAGCAAAGAAGAAATTGAAAATTTAATTGCTGAACATAAAACAGCTGAACATGAATGGAAACTTCAGAAAAAATTAGCTGAAGAGATTACGGTTTGGGTTCATGGAAGAGAAGAATACGAAAGAGCAGTAAAAGCATCTGAAATACTTTTTGGAAAATCAACTTCTGAAGATTTGGTTAATTTAGATGAACAAACATTTCTCGATGTTTTTGACGGTGTTCCCCAAAAAGAAATTGCTAAATCTGATATTTTAGGAGTAAATATTGTTGATTTACTTTCTGAAAAATCGGGATTTCTAAAATCCAAAAGTGAAGCAACAAGAGAATTGAAAGGAAACGCAATCTCTGTAAACAAAGAAAAAGTAAATGATGTCTATACCGCTAATGAAAGCGATTTAATTAATGGTAAATTCTTAGTTCTTCAAAAAGGTAAACGAAATTATTTTATCATGAAAGTAATTTAA
- the lipA gene encoding lipoyl synthase, protein MENLVQETTVQKPKWIRVKLPTGKNYRELRTLVDKYKLNTICQSGSCPNMGECWGEGTATFMILGNICTRSCGFCGVKTGKPMDVNWDEPEKVARSIKLMKIKHAVLTSVDRDDLKDMGSILWGETVNAVRRISPGTTMETLIPDFQGLTKHLDRMIDVAPEVISHNMETVKRLTREVRIQAKYERSLEVLRYLKEAGQRRTKTGLMLGLGENKDEVFQTIEDIRNANVDIITMGQYLQPTKKHLPVKKFITPEEFDEFGDFARNLGFRHVESSPLVRSSYHAEKHIH, encoded by the coding sequence ATGGAGAATTTAGTTCAGGAAACTACCGTTCAAAAACCAAAATGGATTCGTGTAAAACTTCCTACAGGAAAAAATTACAGAGAACTCCGTACTTTGGTGGATAAATATAAATTAAATACAATCTGTCAAAGCGGAAGCTGCCCAAATATGGGAGAATGTTGGGGGGAAGGCACAGCAACATTCATGATTCTAGGAAACATTTGTACCAGAAGCTGCGGTTTTTGTGGCGTAAAGACAGGTAAGCCAATGGATGTAAACTGGGACGAGCCCGAAAAAGTAGCCCGATCAATTAAATTAATGAAAATCAAACATGCAGTTTTAACTTCAGTTGACCGTGATGATTTGAAAGATATGGGTTCAATTCTTTGGGGAGAAACCGTGAATGCAGTAAGAAGAATTTCTCCCGGAACAACAATGGAAACATTAATTCCTGATTTTCAGGGATTGACAAAACATCTGGATAGAATGATTGATGTTGCTCCGGAAGTAATTTCTCACAACATGGAAACCGTAAAACGACTGACCAGAGAAGTAAGAATTCAGGCAAAATATGAGAGAAGCCTTGAAGTTTTAAGATATTTAAAAGAAGCCGGGCAAAGAAGAACGAAAACTGGTTTGATGTTGGGCTTAGGTGAAAATAAGGACGAAGTTTTTCAAACCATTGAAGATATCCGTAATGCGAATGTAGATATTATTACAATGGGACAATATCTGCAGCCAACTAAAAAACATTTGCCTGTGAAAAAATTCATTACCCCGGAAGAATTTGATGAATTTGGAGATTTTGCAAGAAATCTGGGATTCAGACACGTTGAAAGTTCGCCTCTGGTAAGAAGTTCTTATCACGCGGAAAAACATATTCATTAA
- a CDS encoding MFS transporter has product MFDKRILPLAIGGLAIGTTEFTIMGLLPDMAKTLQITIPQAGHLIAAYALGVVIGAPILIGYSVKFPPKKVLTVLMIIFTVFNALSAIAPDYNSMLIIRFMSGLPHGAFFGVGTVVASRIAGKGKEALYISLMFTGLTVANLAMVPLVTYIGHAFHWRWYFAIVGVIGIATLLALKLWLPAMEKKEDTHFLEELKFLKGRQAWLVLMITAIGFGGLFTWFSYITPLMTIVSGIESSFMAYVMILAGGGMVLGNLAGGFLSDKLGPEKTCSVLLFLMMLSLTGVFFLSEYQSISLVLTFICGALSMSVASPINIMMMKAAPKSEMMAAAFMQAAFNIANAMGAFLGGIPLERGLPFNYPSLVGVGMTIIGLSISIVYFYMYRSPRVEKEKIAGECITCD; this is encoded by the coding sequence ATGTTTGATAAACGAATTTTGCCTTTGGCAATAGGTGGTTTGGCTATCGGAACTACAGAATTTACGATTATGGGATTACTTCCCGACATGGCAAAAACTTTACAGATTACCATTCCACAAGCTGGTCATCTGATTGCGGCTTATGCTTTGGGAGTTGTCATCGGAGCACCGATTTTAATTGGATATTCTGTAAAGTTTCCGCCTAAAAAAGTATTGACGGTGCTCATGATAATTTTTACAGTTTTTAATGCACTTTCTGCGATTGCACCAGATTATAATTCAATGCTGATCATTAGATTCATGTCGGGTTTACCACATGGAGCATTTTTCGGGGTTGGAACTGTAGTCGCATCAAGAATAGCAGGAAAAGGGAAGGAGGCGTTATATATTTCTTTGATGTTTACCGGATTGACGGTCGCAAATCTTGCAATGGTTCCTCTAGTTACCTATATCGGGCATGCATTTCATTGGCGTTGGTATTTTGCCATTGTCGGTGTGATAGGAATTGCAACTTTATTGGCTTTAAAGCTATGGCTTCCTGCAATGGAAAAAAAGGAAGACACCCATTTTTTGGAAGAACTAAAATTTCTGAAAGGCAGACAGGCCTGGCTTGTTTTAATGATTACGGCGATAGGATTTGGGGGATTGTTTACATGGTTTAGTTATATTACACCACTGATGACTATTGTTTCAGGGATTGAAAGCAGCTTTATGGCATACGTTATGATTCTTGCGGGTGGCGGAATGGTTTTAGGAAACTTAGCCGGAGGTTTTTTGTCGGATAAATTGGGTCCGGAAAAAACGTGCAGTGTATTACTGTTCTTAATGATGTTATCTTTGACGGGAGTGTTTTTTCTTTCAGAATATCAGAGTATCTCTTTGGTTCTGACATTTATATGTGGAGCATTATCAATGTCGGTAGCCTCGCCGATCAATATTATGATGATGAAAGCTGCCCCAAAAAGTGAGATGATGGCTGCAGCTTTTATGCAGGCTGCGTTTAACATTGCCAATGCAATGGGAGCTTTCCTGGGAGGAATTCCTTTAGAACGTGGCTTGCCCTTTAATTATCCTTCGCTCGTAGGTGTCGGAATGACCATTATAGGATTGTCTATCAGCATTGTTTATTTTTATATGTACCGGTCACCACGTGTAGAAAAAGAAAAAATTGCGGGAGAATGCATTACCTGTGACTAA
- a CDS encoding vWA domain-containing protein, with amino-acid sequence MNTLKILALATSVTAFLSAGKISDIRCSTKAADRKSVESHISPQSPMIVSKENKIQVALLLDTSNSMDGLIDQAKSRLWNIVNTLTTLKYNGQAPQVEIALYEYGNDGLKDENYIRQVTPLTQDLDMVSEKLFALRTNGGSEYCGAVIRDASMNLNWDGNEKSMKLIYIAGNEPFDQGKINYKEAIAKAKSKNIYTNTIFCGNRNEGIQTFWQNGASLGDGKFFNIDSDQKVIYIETPYDIKISQYNSKLNDTYITFGYKGAEYKSKQITQDSNAEMQSASNAVERAVSKSKKNAYKNDHWDLVDKVEKDKAYISTIKEEELPSELKGKSKDEINKIVAQKSADRDKIQREIEILAKQRQTFIDSEMKKRGSSDSDDLGKAIEKSIIELAKKNGYSF; translated from the coding sequence ATGAACACATTAAAAATTTTAGCTTTAGCAACAAGCGTAACTGCTTTTTTAAGCGCAGGAAAAATTTCCGACATCCGTTGCAGCACTAAAGCTGCTGATAGAAAAAGTGTTGAAAGTCATATTTCTCCGCAATCACCCATGATCGTTTCCAAAGAAAATAAAATTCAGGTTGCATTGCTTTTGGATACGTCAAACAGTATGGATGGCCTTATTGATCAGGCAAAATCAAGATTATGGAATATCGTCAATACATTGACCACATTGAAATATAACGGACAAGCTCCGCAAGTTGAAATTGCTTTATATGAATACGGAAATGACGGTCTGAAAGATGAAAACTATATCCGGCAAGTGACTCCTCTTACCCAAGATTTGGATATGGTTTCAGAAAAGCTATTTGCTCTCAGAACAAATGGTGGAAGTGAATACTGCGGCGCCGTAATTCGTGATGCTTCTATGAATCTGAACTGGGACGGAAATGAAAAAAGCATGAAGCTGATTTATATTGCAGGAAACGAACCTTTTGACCAAGGAAAGATCAATTATAAAGAGGCAATTGCTAAAGCGAAGAGTAAAAACATTTATACCAATACCATTTTCTGTGGAAACCGTAATGAAGGAATTCAAACCTTTTGGCAAAATGGAGCCAGTCTTGGAGACGGAAAATTTTTCAATATCGATAGTGATCAGAAAGTGATTTATATTGAAACGCCTTATGATATAAAAATTTCGCAATACAATTCTAAACTCAATGACACGTACATCACTTTCGGATATAAGGGTGCAGAATACAAAAGCAAGCAAATCACCCAAGATTCTAATGCCGAAATGCAGTCCGCATCAAACGCTGTAGAGCGTGCAGTAAGCAAATCTAAGAAAAATGCCTACAAGAACGACCATTGGGATCTGGTAGATAAAGTAGAAAAAGACAAGGCCTATATTTCTACCATAAAAGAAGAGGAATTGCCTTCTGAACTAAAAGGAAAAAGCAAAGATGAAATCAATAAAATTGTTGCCCAAAAGTCTGCAGACCGGGATAAAATTCAGAGAGAAATTGAAATTCTTGCAAAGCAGAGACAGACTTTTATTGATTCTGAAATGAAAAAACGAGGAAGTTCTGATAGTGATGATTTAGGAAAGGCAATTGAGAAATCTATTATTGAACTGGCGAAAAAAAATGGATATAGTTTTTAA
- a CDS encoding RNA polymerase sigma factor — translation MKDEQLFSLIQNAKEKDQKAQTKLINIFWVDVFSFVMKKVQDENDADEITVNVFSKVLSKLDMYDPHFQFKTWVLTIAQNTMIDFWRRKSRENQDPTENLEEVKNHYAKSPEELMISAEEQKKIIKTIESLDANYQDIIKLRFFEEKSIKEIAEELGISVANTKVRVMRAKKVLAELLKNNDFNDQ, via the coding sequence ATGAAAGACGAACAATTATTTTCCCTCATTCAAAATGCAAAGGAAAAAGACCAGAAAGCACAGACAAAACTCATCAATATTTTTTGGGTAGATGTTTTTTCTTTTGTGATGAAAAAAGTGCAGGACGAAAATGATGCAGATGAAATTACCGTTAATGTTTTTTCAAAAGTTTTGTCGAAGCTGGATATGTACGATCCTCATTTTCAGTTCAAAACGTGGGTTTTGACGATTGCCCAAAATACAATGATCGATTTTTGGCGAAGAAAAAGCCGTGAAAATCAGGATCCTACAGAAAATTTGGAAGAAGTTAAAAATCATTATGCCAAATCGCCTGAAGAACTGATGATTTCTGCCGAAGAGCAAAAGAAGATCATCAAAACAATCGAATCTTTGGATGCCAATTACCAGGATATTATTAAACTTAGATTTTTTGAAGAAAAAAGCATCAAAGAAATTGCTGAAGAATTGGGAATTTCGGTTGCCAATACCAAAGTAAGGGTGATGCGTGCTAAAAAGGTTCTGGCAGAACTCCTGAAAAATAATGATTTTAACGATCAATAA